CCTATTCATGTGTAACTCAGGCATTCTATGAAACTAATTAGCTTCAACCAGGTAGGTAGCTCAATTCTGAGGGGAGGTTGGCAGGGGGATTATTGGCTGGTAATttgaaaatacaaagatgaagCAGGGATAATAAGAATAACAAACTTTTCGCAGTCATTATAACATTTGATTGCTTTTATTCATAGAATTAAACTAATCTACACATAATAACATAAATTTAGGCTACTCAATTGGTATTAAGAGTAGCCTTTTAATGAAGAAACGTCCCGTAGCTCGAGCAAATTTTGAAGTCATGAGCTTCTTCCAAATTGTTAATAATAAACCTCCTGTGAAAATCAAAACATTTATGTTTCCAGTTAGTAAAATTATGAATGCAACtttgaaatctaaaaatatacaaaataagataaaaatcctAATTACAGGATTTGTAATATATTAGCAACACTGTCTGACCATTAGGCTTGTCAAAGGATACAGGGAAATGCATTGTGTTGGACAATCTAACAGCATAAAAGAAGGGCTATTTCTCTTCTGCTCATTTGGCAGCATATATAATAAATGATGAGCTGTTTCCCTTATTTGAGAATGAGATGTATTCAAAAAATTCTCACACAATGTAATAACCACAATATTTTATGGAATAAGTTAAGCACAAATTGTTGAGACCCATCATAACTCCTTTCTTACTCTTGTTTGTAATGTTTTGTTTCTAGAGTGAACCTTTTCCTGCGAGGAAGGAGACCTGGTTGCTGTTCAACTGTCCCTAAAACTAAGTGATATTTGCAACTTAGCTTCCCTGATCCTTAGGATTAATCCATGAAAAAATGGGCTGGTATTGAAGAGACTCCACAGTTCTAATTCTAAATGATTGAGATTTAAATGGGTAAGATTCACTAGTTCATCAAAACTTTCATATTTTCAACGCAGGTTATATTAGAtagtgaagaaaaatgaaaacctcaAAAACTGAATTTAAACAAGCTGTAGTTTAAGTTTGCTTCAGCTACTTACAAAGTATATCATTTTGGACATGTTATTTAATGTCAAatgaactttttctttaaaaatgtaaacaatgtTATGAAATTCATACTGTACCTAAGGACAACAAATAAAATGATGTGTGAAGACAGAAAGCTTAATATCCATTATTTAACTGATgctcaaaaattttatataactgtCTGTCTGCACCCAGTCTTCCTACTTCCAGCCCAACCATCTCTGTTTCTTATCTTCTCTGTCTTGGTGGATGAGCACACTTTACACTAGGGAGAATGACACAACAATAATGAAGAGCCAGATTTTCACAGACTAGCAATTTTGAATCCTAAGCAAGAACCCAGAATATTTTGGGGGTAGCAATAGGAATTTTAGGAAGAGACATATAAAAGTGTCGATttaaaaactgtcactgtttcagAAGCTACATGATATGTGAGGTCCTGGAAGGGTAGTTTTTAGTAACTGTCATAATATTACTCAATATATCTATAATATAGCAGATAATCATTCCTGTTTAACgagttattaaatatattttgttctcAAATGACTTTGGTTCACTTAGGCTTCATGGATAGTATAACTCATAATCATACctgtgcttttgtttatttttgtagtgAGTTTTGCTACAGTAATCAATGCTTTTTCCCGTCTGCTGAAGTTACTCATGAGAACATTGCGATCCTGATCTGTGAGTAGCCTGTGTGGGAAACCCACTAGGAATTCTGCTGAACTTTCAAAGTATGGGCGATATAATGCTGCCTCAAAAAATTCTGCGGCCAGTAGAAAGTCCATGGTGAAGTCTCGTTCAGTTTCAGAAGAATAGAATGAGCTAAAGGAAGGACACAAAGTTAGCTGCATGAGTGACAAAATACTTCATTTAAACGCAAATTAAACTCTAAATGTGTCTTTTCTCCCATGTTCCTTAGGAATTTTATGCTATTTATTAAATAGTTGCCTGAACTGAACCTACAGTTTCATTATATTGTAATCAATCCTCACACTATCTTCTACATTGTGCCTACATTAGCTGAAgaatctaagtgaaagtgaagtcattcggTAATGTTTGAGTCTTTGctaccccaaagactgtagcctaccaggctccttcctccatggggttttccaggcaaggttactggagtgggttgccacttccttctccaggggatctttcccacccagcgggtgaaccctcgtctcctggaTACAGGAAGatgttttaccctctgagccacagggaagaatCTGTTACATAGCAGCAGAGACAGCAAAACTTTGaatcacaactttaaaaaaattgtagcaTCTTAACCAGCTCTTACTTCCACTAGATTTACTCTTGGTGCTTTCTCATTGTGTTTCTCCTATATCTAATTTCTGTGCCACTAATGTCTAACGTCACTTGTTTTCCACAAACACAGTTCAGGGGCTGGATACTATAAGCCAGTATAACAGATAGGTTATCTAATAGCAATTTCTGAAAATCCTTCAACAACATACATCATTGACTCATGTTTATTGTGTGTATATGcttatatgctgctactgctaagtcacttcagtcgtgtccgactctgtgcgaccccaaagacagcaacccaccaggctcctccgtccctgggattctccaggcaagaacacgggagtgggttgccatttcctcctccaatgcatgaaagtgaaaagtgaaaataaagttgctcagccgtgtcttgactcttagcgaccccatggactgcagcctaccaggctcctccatccatgggattttccaggcaagattaccagagttgggtgccattgccttctctgataattgTTCCTAATTCCTAGGAAATAAGAAGTGGACTAGAAATTTGCCACAGTAATCAAATCACCTTCTTGAATAGGACATAACAGGGACCAAGGCCAGGGGACAAACAAACAACAGATGGTTTCTCTTGAGTTCATCtaatttaaagacttaaatggCATGCTCAATTCTCTCTTGCAGAAAACAACcataaaaactgaataaaatattaaaaacatgttcTATGATGTCAGAGTGGACAACAATACTGAGAAATCATGAattcaaaatttaagaaaaaaggtatgatattttgaaaatttacatGTTGAAGTTCATattaaagaggaagagagactaGAGtgcagattctctctctctcttctccatgtGAAGCCACAGATGCTATGATGCAAGAAGGCAGTCatctgcaagccagaaagaggGCCCTCAGCTGAagctgaccatgctggcaccctagTTCTGAACTtgcagcctccaaaactgtgagaaaataaatttctgtaatGTAAACCAACTAATTTATAGTATTTGCTGATGGCAGCCCAAGTTCCTAATAAGAAGGGAAGACTCAAGGCAATGATTGATTTTGAGAGGTATTGCTCTAATGTTGACATGATGAGAAGAGTCTTTGATAATATTGTAGAGTGAGAGAAGAAACATCACAGTTAGTGATGAACTATTAATAAATAGGACtctacacacacagagaaacatacaaaaaaaaatccaagccaTTGAAAATCACTGGGtaggttttttctttaaaaccagaaaaagaattaaatattaaaggaaaacaattaaGAAATTGGTCTACACTGAAAACTTTACAAATTAAGGAGACATCATTGAAAGAGTGAACTGACAAGTATAAACTAAGAAAAGCTACATTCAAGATATGTGATATGTGACTCTTAGATGAActgcaaataaaaatggaaaaactgttTCCTGATATTATGGAAAATATGAGCAATGAACATTTGAGGCAACCAAAACTTAAACATTATGTTTTActatgccagaaaaaaaaacaaacagagttTAGTTACATCACATAAAGCAATTGTCTTACACATCACTGAACATCGGTTTTGCCACATCAATGGCAGCTTGATGGGCTGCCCACATCTTAAAGATCGCTGTGTCCTCATCTGTGTCATACTGAGGAATACTGCTGGTAGTGGAAACTATCTTTCTGGACAGCAGATACTGCAGAATGAATAAGATCTATGTCATTAAAAGAttctaaagtaaattaaaatacatttaattacCAGTATCACGAATTCCTGAGAAAGAACATGTGACATCCTCATCTAGCTGATTGtttagaaatgaaatttattttcagaatagattttaacatttaaagaTGTCATTTAACTTTGTTTGCTTTGTAGAAAGATTTATGCTGTTCTATTTGCCGAGGCAAACATAATTTGGTGATTATTACCTGAATTctattgaaaaatgtttttataaatacaaTTATGCCAATTTGCTATTAACCATTAGGAACACTTCAGGATACTAAGTAGAACGATTACATGGGGAAGGGACAAAACTCTAacataatttcaaataattataaatgtgAAGTTTAGtctatttttaaatcataaatccCAACAGAAGAACTTCATTCAGtgttttcattcattccattCATAAAAATATCATTGCATTCTTTTACCTTATAAAACCTGTTGGCTATATCCATAATTTGTGGATGCGCTGCACGGCATTCCTCAATTGAGTAACAGAAGTTAGATCTGTACTCCTCTCGAGATAGTAACTCTACCTCATATGGCAAACTACCCAAAAACTCAGATTCAATTGCAGCAAGGAAATACATCATAACCACATAGTAGCTAATGCCTGTAAAAAAATAAGATGGAGACATCTGGAGCCATTAACTATATATACAAAGTAGGAGTTAACCAAATGACTAACGCTTAATCtatattatttatcttctttattcTCTGAACTATCATGTTGAATTTGTTGGCTCTAGGAGATGCATATGATTATGAGAACTTAGGGTTAAACACAGTCAGGAAAGTTTCTATTAGGGGCACATTCTGGGTGCAGAAAGTTGTATATgaatttacttcagttcagttcagttcacttgctcagtcgtgtccgactctttgcgaccccatgaattgcagcatgccaggcctccctgtccatcaccaactcccagagttcactcagactcacgtccagagagtcagtgatgccatccagccatctcattctccgttgtccccttctcctcctgccctcaatccctcccagcatcagagtcttttccaatgagtcaactcttctcatgaggtggccaaaggactggagtttcagctttagcatcattccttccaaagaactcccagggctgatctcctttagaatggactggttggatatccttgcagtccaagggactctcgagtcttctgcaacaccacagttcagaagcatcaattcttcggcgctcagccttcttcacagtccagtttCTATCTAAAATGaacaatggcttcccaggtggtgcagtgacaaaggatccgcctgcaaatgcaggagatggcaagagatggggattcaatccctggatcaggcagatcccctggagtaggaaacggaaatctgttccagtattcttgcttgaacaGAGAAGcatgctgggctacagtccatgaggtctcaaagagttggacacgactgagcatatgTCCACATGTCTGACACAAAATGATAATGTGCTATACATCATTAATTTAAATATCACCATAGCAGATTTatcattcatgtttttttttttttttttagttgatcaTTTCCTGGGAGATTGCACAGAAAATTGTATATGTTTACAAAGGAAATATCGAGATTTAACCCAACTTAGCCTATCCCATAGAAAAGGAGAGGTAGCAAGGCCCACAACCACAGATCAATAAAGAAGCATGGTGAAATATAACACTTACCTCCCCAGCCACTGTTGATAGATATGCAGCTAGAGATTCCAGACTCATAAGCACAGCGCGAACTATTGGGAGGCTCTGAAAATCTATCTACAGAGTAAACAGAGTAGGTGAAAAGAGTTAAACCTTGAATAGAAAGTCATAAGAGAGGAAAAGACTCATATGCTCCCCCCCAAAGAGTAAGAAGAGGGTTATGCCTGTTAATGATATGGTCCATTCATATGAATAGCATTTCACTCACTTTGAGAGCTCAAAGCTTCTCAGAAATTCCAGCCTGTACATAccctttcttgaatttttttctatttttttatttttctttattattttctttataccatatttattttctttaccaaCTCCTTCTTGACTAAGCTGGACCTGCAGAGTGTTTCACAAGGCAGTCTCTGTGggtccttcttttcttcctaaatCAATCAAGACTTCATTGCAATAATTCAAATgtgcaaaggtttttttttttttttttcctatatgaaAGCACCACTTTCTAGTCCTTGGTTCATTCCATCTAGTAACATCCAaagaagacaatttaaaaaagaatttcatgaGAATTGGAAGCTGATTCAGTTCCAGAATCTCAATAATAAGATAATTGATTGAAGAAGTAGTGAGAGCAAAATACAGATGCAGAAATTCACCCCAATTGAGGCAGAAAAGAGAGAAGCTTTCTCCCTTTCTCAGAGAGGATGCTGAGTTTTGAACATCACACTTGACTCCCCATCCTACTTGTTTAAGTGCAGGAAGAGCGTGCTGCATTCTGGACCAGTTCTTCCCTGTTTTCAGCCCTTTTTTTTCTGCTTGAACCTAACAACTAACAGGAAAGAGACTGTGCAGTGAGGGCCATATCTTATTACTCTTTCCACTAATATTTATGAGGCAAAGCCCAGGCTTTTAAGGGAAAATATGTTCCTTACCTTAGTTTGTGTGAAACCTCACTTTGGATTTCATAGCTAAAAGAAATTCTGTCTTATTTCCTATAATAAGCTTACCCCATGAAACAGATATTTATAGTATCACATTTATCTGAGTAGCCTGTCAGGTTTTGtaaaaaacaagatttttttcatCTAGAAGGGGACATTTCTTCTTCAAACAATAAGCTTTTTCAGTTtacaggaatttattttaaaagctgcaGGAATTTATGTTTAAACCAGAAAGtctgtaaaatgtaaaacaaaggtGTGACAAATAACTTTACTAATTTAGAGAAGTATTTGATTAGGTATTACGAAAGTCTGAGTACTTAAAGATAAACGATTATATTGACTGCATTGGTTATATTGACTGAATGCATGAGCATTCAGATAGTAACACTTAAATAGATTAGCTGTAATGCCACTCCTAgcatcaaagaaagagaaaagcaattttCCTTGGGAATAATTCAAATGTACATACCTGTTTTAAATAGCCTTCCATATAATAAAGTCAATGCCCAAAACACATTGCCTGTATTGTTTTTTCCAAATGAAGCAAAATATTTGTTTGATTCTGTTATAAGGATCTTAAATATTCTTAGTCGATCCATATATTTCCAGGGATCAACAATTATCTTGTTATTCTGCACTGGAAATTCTGCTATGTCTCCATCAATTTGGTCCCAAAAAGGTGGGTAGTTGTCATTTTCATGGGTGGTTGACCCTGGATCTGGGGCCAATCCCACAGAAGAAAAGCTCAGGAAGAGAAAAGTGGGGATCACCAAAGAAGACCACATCCTCTCACTGCCTGTTGTACTTAAGCGTAAGTCTCAAACAAAAGCCAAGTTATATAGCAGACGGGAGGAAGTCCTTGGGCCAACTAGAGAATTATGAATACCTGAGCAGGTTCAACTAGAATCTGAATTAATGAGCAAATAAATGAGCGTCTGCCAATATAGATTTAGTGATTAAAACTGTTAGAGGCTGTTACAAAACACTTCAAATAAATCATTTGCACAGATTATGTTTTGCTGATAGACAATTATTTCCTGTGGCTTAAATTACCTAAACATTGTCAGTTTTCCTAAAACATTGTATTAAATTTAACCCAAattctttcattgttttccagttttattgaaaaacaACTGGCATACATCATTGCCTAAATTTAAGCATACAGCATTACAGTTTGATTTACAtgtattgtaaaatgattatcacaatagttTCAGCCATCATCCATCCTCCCAcctaaatacaataaaaagaaaggaaagacaaaaagggaaaacacttttcttgtgatgagaactgttAAGATTTACTgtcttcacaatttttaaatatattatatagcaGTGTTAGCTATAGTTATCTTgaacattacatccctagtacttatcttgtaactggaagtttgtactttctGTCCAGTTTCCTTCTGTTCTCTATCCTCCTAACTGCCtcttctggtaaccacaagtATTAGCTCTTTTTCTACAgttggtcagttcagttgctatcatatccaactctttccaaccccatgaactgcagtacgccaggcttccatgtccatcaccaactcctggagcttgctcaaactcatgtccattgagttggggatgccatccagcaaccttatcttctgtcatccccttctcctcctgccttcaatctttcccagcatcagggtcttttccaatgagtcagttctttacatcaggtggccagagtattggagtttcagcttcagcatcagtccttccaatgaacacccaggactgatctcctttgggattgactggtttgatttcctttcagtctaagggactctcaagagtcttctccaacaccacagttcaaaagcatcaattctttgatgctaagccttgtttatggtccaactctcacatccatacatgactgctggaaaaaccatagctttgactaggtggacctttgttggggaagtaatgtctctgctttttgatatgctgtctaagttggtcatagcttttctttcaaggagcaagtgtcttttattcatggcttcagtcaccatctgcagtgattttggagcccaaaatataaagtctgtcactattttcattgtttcctcatctatttgccattaagtgatgggaccagatgtcatgatcttagtcttctgaatgttgagttctaagccagctttttcactctcctcttcccctttcatcaagaagctctttagatcctcttcactttctgccataagagtggtataatttgtgtatctaaggttattgatatttctcctggtaatcttgattccagcttgtacaaaatgtctggcatttcgcatgatgtactctgcatacaagttaaataagcaggataataTATAGCCCTgaggtactcttttcccaatttgtaaccagtctgttgatccatgtccggttctaactgttgcttcatgactgcatacagatttctcaagaggcaggtaaggtggtctggtgttcccatctctttacaaattttccagtttgttgtgatccacacagtcaaaggttttggcatagtcaataaagcagtagtagaggtttttctggaactctctctaaAGGTACTATGAATACTTTTTCTACAagtattgttgttttgttttttttttcagattttggatataagtgagatcatacagtatttgtctttctctgccttatttcacttagcataatgccttaaagatcctctatccatgtggtagcaaatgtttgcttttctttgcaCTTTAaggttaaataatattccattgtatgtatttacCAGAACTTCGTTAGCCTTTCATCcttccatggacatttaggtttccctgtcttggctattgtaaacaccGCTGCTATGAAGTTGGGGTTTTAGATATCTtttcattagtgtttttgtttccctttggATATACTTCTGGAGGTAgatttgttggatcatatggtagctctattttttattttttgaggcccTTCCATAATGTTTTCcctagtggttgtaccaatttacaatcccTGCTCCCCACAGTGCGCagagtttcattttcttcatattcaAGCCAccatttgttatctcttgtctttttgacagTTCATATTCTaatagtgtgaggtgataactcattttgttttacatttgcattttcctaataaatTGCAATAATGAGCATCTATTTATGTACGTGTTGATCTTTTGTgcatcttctttggggaaatggctatcttttttctgaattatatgagttgtttgtatattttggatattagtcacttatcagatacatgggttgcaaatatttttttcccattatgtaCACTGTCTTCTCACTTTGctgattgcttctgttttttagtttgatgttgtcttgtttgtttattttgggatTTGTTTCCTGTGCTTTTTGTATCATTTCAGAATAGTATTGACAAAATTCATAACAGTGTGCTTtgttcctgtattttttttaagaattttcttcaaGGAGTTTCATGTTTTCAAGTATTGCATTtaagtctttgattcattttgagttaatttttataagtgTGTAAGATACCGGTCCAG
The Bos javanicus breed banteng chromosome 9, ARS-OSU_banteng_1.0, whole genome shotgun sequence genome window above contains:
- the LOC133254349 gene encoding protein LEG1 homolog yields the protein MWSSLVIPTFLFLSFSSVGLAPDPGSTTHENDNYPPFWDQIDGDIAEFPVQNNKIIVDPWKYMDRLRIFKILITESNKYFASFGKNNTGNVFWALTLLYGRLFKTDRFSEPPNSSRCAYESGISSCISINSGWGGISYYVVMMYFLAAIESEFLGSLPYEVELLSREEYRSNFCYSIEECRAAHPQIMDIANRFYKYLLSRKIVSTTSSIPQYDTDEDTAIFKMWAAHQAAIDVAKPMFSDVSFYSSETERDFTMDFLLAAEFFEAALYRPYFESSAEFLVGFPHRLLTDQDRNVLMSNFSRREKALITVAKLTTKINKSTGGLLLTIWKKLMTSKFARATGRFFIKRLLLIPIE